One genomic window of Pelmatolapia mariae isolate MD_Pm_ZW linkage group LG5, Pm_UMD_F_2, whole genome shotgun sequence includes the following:
- the chl1b gene encoding neural cell adhesion molecule L1-like protein isoform X5: MRLLRSPRLATVLLVVICICAFHTTSAIDIPLEVLGHINIEQLPTITAQSPSTLIAFPFDESFPVICEAKGNPEPEFRWTKNDQEFDPFLDPRLMKEENSGTFVIPNNGNLTEYQGTYRCYASNKLGIAISKEIEFIVPNVPKFPKETLDPVVVEEGQPFTLKCDPPNGIPPLQIYWMTINLQHIEQDQRVSVGLNGDLYFSHAVEKDSRRDYCCFASFPRIRTIVQKTAMSVIVRTRKSDSSENANAILERKPSLLTPPGGKSEIQLVKGEDLNLECIAEGFPTPQVEWMKMGHKFPSKVRFENHGKLVIVPRAEQEDSGKYMCKAKNPLGEVQHTFTVTVEEPPEWVFEPESQLSMIGSDVHIKCSASGIPQPTTTWRVNGGPLQESPARNRRVIGDTIVIHNAQVSDSAVYQCEASNRHGTILSNANIMIMNLQPMILTSEGEEYSVVERKRVTMHCKVFSSPPSTITWSKDDSPESVHGPRFTVHENGSLKIYNVERGDTGQYTCLAKNTEGSSAINAMLYVKDPTRIVVAPEDQRILIGTTAQLSCLAEYDKSFSNDFELLWEKDDMEIALNYTENSRYFVENGVFHIMNVSHSDQGVYTCVAKTPADQDVASALLMVLDVPDAPENLVLSDRKGRNVTLKWVPGDDHNSSTTEFVIEYEESHWEPSNWKELLRVPGNRNSAELRLNGNVNYCFRVSAVNAVGTGRPSEATERYKTPPEAPDRNPENIRIEGHLPHEMDIKWEPLLPIEHNGPSLEYKVSYRRQDVEEDWKEHTVKRHSFVVRNTPTFVPYEIKIQAKNRQGFGPEPKLVTGYSGEDFPSAAPDDVAVEVMNSSVVKVSWTRVHKDKLHGHLGGYRISWWRLRSLLDSKKSPGDKHTLAVPGDKNRATVPILTPFSEYSLIVMTFNGRGNGPGSHPVNFKTPEGVPEKNHDFRVTDVQRHTVSLVWKPPLEPNGILIGYLLKYHLINDTEEVGPLQTVDISKPETTTWILRDLEPLSKYKFYLCSCTTVGCGPDVSDECTTTLETSLASIHGGISTKGWFIGLMCAIALLTLIVLIACFVNRNKGGKYSVKEKEDLHPDVESQGMNDDTFCEYSDNDEKPLKGSQHSLSREIKAVESGDSLVDYGDEDAQFNEDGSFIGEYAGRKEKRASAEIKATIQTPA, from the exons ATGAGGTTGCTGAGGAGCCCCAGACTGGCCACCGTGCTGTTGGTGGTTATCTGTATTTGTGCCTTTCATACGACCTCAGCCATTGACATCCCACTGGAAG TTTTAGGTCACATAAACA TTGAGCAGCTGCCCACCATCACAGCACAGTCGCCCAGCACTCTCATCGCCTTTCCCTTTGACGAAAGCTTCCCCGTGATttgtgaagccaaagggaatcCCGAGCCAGA ATTCAGATGGACAAAGAATGACCAGGAATTCGACCCCTTTCTAGACCCCCGCCTGATGAAAGAAGAGAATTCTGGGACCTTTGTGATACCCAATAATGGGAACCTTACAGAGTACCAGGGAACCTATCGCTGTTACGCCTCAAACAAACTAGGCATTGCCATATCGAAGGAGATTGAGTTCATTGTGCCCA ATGTTCCTAAATTCCCCAAAGAGACACTCGATCCTGTCGTGGTAGAAGAAGGCCAGCCATTTACTTTAAAATGTGACCCACCTAACGGTATACCTCCACTGCAGATCTACTGGATGACTATTA ATCTCCAGCACATTGAGCAGGATCAGAGGGTGTCCGTGGGCCTGAACGGAGACCTTTACTTCTCCCACGCAGTGGAGAAGGACAGCAGGAGAGACTACTGCTGCTTCGCCTCCTTCCCCAGAATACGAACAATCGTTCAGAAGACCGCCATGTCTGTCATTGTACGGACAA GAAAAAGTGACAGTTCAGAAAATG cTAATGCAATTCTGGAGAGAAAACCCTCTCTTCTGACGCCCCCTGGTGGGAAATCAGAGATACAGCTGGTCAAAGGAGAGGATCTGAACCTGGAGTGTATTGCTGAAGGATT TCCAACTCCACAGGTTGAATGGATGAAAATGGGCCACAAATTTCCTAGTAAAGTGAGATTTGAGAATCATGGGAAATTGGTGATTGTGCCAAGAGCTGAGCAGGAAGACAGTGGGAAGTACATGTGCAAGGCAAAGAACCCACTGGGAGAAGTTCAACATACCTTCACCGTGACAGTCGAAG AGCCTCCAGAGTGGGTGTTTGAGCCTGAGAGTCAGCTCAGTATGATCGGCTCAGACGTGCACATCAAGTGCTCTGCCAGTGGGATTCCTCAGCCGACGACTACATGGAGGGTGAACGGTGGACCTCTGCAGG AGTCCCCAGCACGAAACAGGAGGGTAATTGGTGACACCATAGTTATACATAATGCCCAAGTTTCTGACAGTGCTGTCTATCAGTGTGAGGCCTCCAATAGACACGGAACCATTCTGTCCAATGCAAACATCATGATCATGA ATCTGCAGCCCATGATTTTAACAAGTGAAGGGGAGGAATACTCTGTTGTGGAGAGGAAGAGAGTGACGATGCACTGCAAGGTCTTCAGCTCTCCTCCTTCTACAATCACTTG GAGCAAAGACGACTCCCCTGAATCTGTTCATGGACCCAGGTTTACCGTTCATGAAAACGGGTCACTGAAGATCTACAATGTGGAGAGGGGTGACACAGGACAGTACACATGTTTGGCCAAAAACACAGAGGGATCATCTGCTATCAATGCCATGCTTTATGTAAAAG ATCCCACTCGAATAGTAGTGGCCCCGGAGGACCAGCGGATCCTAATAGGTACCACGGCCCAGCTCTCATGCCTGGCGGAGTACGACAAGTCCTTCAGCAATGACTTTGAGCTCCTGTGGGAAAAAGATGATATGGAGATAGCCCTCAACTACACTGAGAATTCaag ATACTTTGTGGAGAACGGTGTTTTTCACATCATGAATGTGAGCCACAGCGACCAGGGTGTGTACACATGTGTGGCAAAAACTCCAGCGGACCAAGACGTGGCCTCAGCCCTGCTCATGGTGTTAG ATGTCCCCGATGCTCCGGAGAACTTGGTACTGTCTGACCGCAAGGGCAGAAATGTGACGCTGAAATGGGTCCCCGGGGATGACCACAACAGCTCAACCACAG AGTTTGTTATCGAGTACGAGGAGAGCCACTGGGAACCAAGCAACTGGAAGGAGCTGCTCCGAGTACCTGGGAACCGCAACTCGGCTGAGCTCAGGCTCAACGGCAATGTCAACTATTGCTTCCGAGTGTCCGCCGTGAACGCTGTGGGAACCGGGCGTCCTAGCGAGGCCACAGAGAGATACAAAACTCCTCCAGAAG CCCCTGACAGGAACCCTGAAAATATCAGAATCGAAGGTCATTTGCCACATGAAATGGATATCAAATGGGAG CCCCTGTTACCCATTGAGCACAATGGTCCCAGCTTGGAGTACAAGGTGAGTTACAGACGACAAGATGTGGAAGAAGACTGGAAGGAACACACAGTGAAGAGACACTCATTCGTGGTGAGGAACACCCCAACTTTTGTTCCCTACGAAATAAAGATCCAAGCCAAGAATCGTCAGGGCTTTGGACCTGAGCCCAAGTTAGTGACTGGCTATTCAGGAGAGGACT TTCCCTCTGCTGCACCTGATGATGTAGCTGTGGAGGTGATGAACAGCTCCGTGGTCAAGGTTAGCTGGACACGAGTACACAAGGACAAGTTACATGGACATCTGGGAGGCTACAGG ATAAGTTGGTGGCGTCTGCGCAGTCTGTTGGACTCAAAGAAAAGTCCCGGAGATAAACACACGCTGGCAGTCCCCGGGGATAAGAACCGTGCCACGGTACCAATTCTGACGCCCTTCTCCGAGTACAGCCTCATCGTCATGACCTTCAACGGGCGGGGCAACGGCCCAGGCAGTCATCCCGTCAACTTCAAAACCCCAGAGGGAG TCCCAGAGAAAAATCATGATTTCAGGGTCACAGATGTACAGAGGCACACTGTCTCTCTGGTCTGGAAGCCGCCGTTGGAGCCTAATGGGATTCTCATTGGCTACCTCCTTAAGTACCATCTCA TCAATGACACAGAAGAAGTGGGACCACTGCAGACAGTAGACATTAGCAAACCTGAGACCACCACGTGGATCCTGCGTGACTTGGAGCCTTTGAGTAAATACAAGTTCTACCTGTGCTCCTGTACCACGGTGGGCTGCGGGCCTGACGTCAGCGACGAGTGCACCACCACCCTGGAAACAA GTCTGGCCAGCATTCACGGAGGAATATCTACCAAGGGCTGGTTTATCGGGCTGATGTGCGCCATTGCTCTCCTCACACTCATTGTGTTGATCGCCTGCTTTGTCAACAGAAATAAAGGAGGGAAGTATTCCG taaaagaaaaagaagacctTCACCCAGACGTGGAGTCTCAGGGCATGAATGACGACACATTCTGTGAATACAG
- the chl1b gene encoding neural cell adhesion molecule L1-like protein isoform X4, with the protein MRLLRSPRLATVLLVVICICAFHTTSAIDIPLEVLGHINIEQLPTITAQSPSTLIAFPFDESFPVICEAKGNPEPEFRWTKNDQEFDPFLDPRLMKEENSGTFVIPNNGNLTEYQGTYRCYASNKLGIAISKEIEFIVPNVPKFPKETLDPVVVEEGQPFTLKCDPPNGIPPLQIYWMTINLQHIEQDQRVSVGLNGDLYFSHAVEKDSRRDYCCFASFPRIRTIVQKTAMSVIVRTRKSDSSENANAILERKPSLLTPPGGKSEIQLVKGEDLNLECIAEGFPTPQVEWMKMGHKFPSKVRFENHGKLVIVPRAEQEDSGKYMCKAKNPLGEVQHTFTVTVEEPPEWVFEPESQLSMIGSDVHIKCSASGIPQPTTTWRVNGGPLQESPARNRRVIGDTIVIHNAQVSDSAVYQCEASNRHGTILSNANIMIMNLQPMILTSEGEEYSVVERKRVTMHCKVFSSPPSTITWSKDDSPESVHGPRFTVHENGSLKIYNVERGDTGQYTCLAKNTEGSSAINAMLYVKDPTRIVVAPEDQRILIGTTAQLSCLAEYDKSFSNDFELLWEKDDMEIALNYTENSRYFVENGVFHIMNVSHSDQGVYTCVAKTPADQDVASALLMVLDVPDAPENLVLSDRKGRNVTLKWVPGDDHNSSTTEFVIEYEESHWEPSNWKELLRVPGNRNSAELRLNGNVNYCFRVSAVNAVGTGRPSEATERYKTPPEAPDRNPENIRIEGHLPHEMDIKWEPLLPIEHNGPSLEYKVSYRRQDVEEDWKEHTVKRHSFVVRNTPTFVPYEIKIQAKNRQGFGPEPKLVTGYSGEDSFFWICPQEVTSVPSAAPDDVAVEVMNSSVVKVSWTRVHKDKLHGHLGGYRISWWRLRSLLDSKKSPGDKHTLAVPGDKNRATVPILTPFSEYSLIVMTFNGRGNGPGSHPVNFKTPEGVPEKNHDFRVTDVQRHTVSLVWKPPLEPNGILIGYLLKYHLINDTEEVGPLQTVDISKPETTTWILRDLEPLSKYKFYLCSCTTVGCGPDVSDECTTTLETSLASIHGGISTKGWFIGLMCAIALLTLIVLIACFVNRNKGGKYSVKEKEDLHPDVESQGMNDDTFCEYSDNDEKPLKGSQHSLSREIKAVESGDSLVDYGDEDAQFNEDGSFIGEYAGRKEKRASAEIKATIQTPA; encoded by the exons ATGAGGTTGCTGAGGAGCCCCAGACTGGCCACCGTGCTGTTGGTGGTTATCTGTATTTGTGCCTTTCATACGACCTCAGCCATTGACATCCCACTGGAAG TTTTAGGTCACATAAACA TTGAGCAGCTGCCCACCATCACAGCACAGTCGCCCAGCACTCTCATCGCCTTTCCCTTTGACGAAAGCTTCCCCGTGATttgtgaagccaaagggaatcCCGAGCCAGA ATTCAGATGGACAAAGAATGACCAGGAATTCGACCCCTTTCTAGACCCCCGCCTGATGAAAGAAGAGAATTCTGGGACCTTTGTGATACCCAATAATGGGAACCTTACAGAGTACCAGGGAACCTATCGCTGTTACGCCTCAAACAAACTAGGCATTGCCATATCGAAGGAGATTGAGTTCATTGTGCCCA ATGTTCCTAAATTCCCCAAAGAGACACTCGATCCTGTCGTGGTAGAAGAAGGCCAGCCATTTACTTTAAAATGTGACCCACCTAACGGTATACCTCCACTGCAGATCTACTGGATGACTATTA ATCTCCAGCACATTGAGCAGGATCAGAGGGTGTCCGTGGGCCTGAACGGAGACCTTTACTTCTCCCACGCAGTGGAGAAGGACAGCAGGAGAGACTACTGCTGCTTCGCCTCCTTCCCCAGAATACGAACAATCGTTCAGAAGACCGCCATGTCTGTCATTGTACGGACAA GAAAAAGTGACAGTTCAGAAAATG cTAATGCAATTCTGGAGAGAAAACCCTCTCTTCTGACGCCCCCTGGTGGGAAATCAGAGATACAGCTGGTCAAAGGAGAGGATCTGAACCTGGAGTGTATTGCTGAAGGATT TCCAACTCCACAGGTTGAATGGATGAAAATGGGCCACAAATTTCCTAGTAAAGTGAGATTTGAGAATCATGGGAAATTGGTGATTGTGCCAAGAGCTGAGCAGGAAGACAGTGGGAAGTACATGTGCAAGGCAAAGAACCCACTGGGAGAAGTTCAACATACCTTCACCGTGACAGTCGAAG AGCCTCCAGAGTGGGTGTTTGAGCCTGAGAGTCAGCTCAGTATGATCGGCTCAGACGTGCACATCAAGTGCTCTGCCAGTGGGATTCCTCAGCCGACGACTACATGGAGGGTGAACGGTGGACCTCTGCAGG AGTCCCCAGCACGAAACAGGAGGGTAATTGGTGACACCATAGTTATACATAATGCCCAAGTTTCTGACAGTGCTGTCTATCAGTGTGAGGCCTCCAATAGACACGGAACCATTCTGTCCAATGCAAACATCATGATCATGA ATCTGCAGCCCATGATTTTAACAAGTGAAGGGGAGGAATACTCTGTTGTGGAGAGGAAGAGAGTGACGATGCACTGCAAGGTCTTCAGCTCTCCTCCTTCTACAATCACTTG GAGCAAAGACGACTCCCCTGAATCTGTTCATGGACCCAGGTTTACCGTTCATGAAAACGGGTCACTGAAGATCTACAATGTGGAGAGGGGTGACACAGGACAGTACACATGTTTGGCCAAAAACACAGAGGGATCATCTGCTATCAATGCCATGCTTTATGTAAAAG ATCCCACTCGAATAGTAGTGGCCCCGGAGGACCAGCGGATCCTAATAGGTACCACGGCCCAGCTCTCATGCCTGGCGGAGTACGACAAGTCCTTCAGCAATGACTTTGAGCTCCTGTGGGAAAAAGATGATATGGAGATAGCCCTCAACTACACTGAGAATTCaag ATACTTTGTGGAGAACGGTGTTTTTCACATCATGAATGTGAGCCACAGCGACCAGGGTGTGTACACATGTGTGGCAAAAACTCCAGCGGACCAAGACGTGGCCTCAGCCCTGCTCATGGTGTTAG ATGTCCCCGATGCTCCGGAGAACTTGGTACTGTCTGACCGCAAGGGCAGAAATGTGACGCTGAAATGGGTCCCCGGGGATGACCACAACAGCTCAACCACAG AGTTTGTTATCGAGTACGAGGAGAGCCACTGGGAACCAAGCAACTGGAAGGAGCTGCTCCGAGTACCTGGGAACCGCAACTCGGCTGAGCTCAGGCTCAACGGCAATGTCAACTATTGCTTCCGAGTGTCCGCCGTGAACGCTGTGGGAACCGGGCGTCCTAGCGAGGCCACAGAGAGATACAAAACTCCTCCAGAAG CCCCTGACAGGAACCCTGAAAATATCAGAATCGAAGGTCATTTGCCACATGAAATGGATATCAAATGGGAG CCCCTGTTACCCATTGAGCACAATGGTCCCAGCTTGGAGTACAAGGTGAGTTACAGACGACAAGATGTGGAAGAAGACTGGAAGGAACACACAGTGAAGAGACACTCATTCGTGGTGAGGAACACCCCAACTTTTGTTCCCTACGAAATAAAGATCCAAGCCAAGAATCGTCAGGGCTTTGGACCTGAGCCCAAGTTAGTGACTGGCTATTCAGGAGAGGACT ctTTCTTTTGGATTTGTCCTCAGGAGGTCACCTCAG TTCCCTCTGCTGCACCTGATGATGTAGCTGTGGAGGTGATGAACAGCTCCGTGGTCAAGGTTAGCTGGACACGAGTACACAAGGACAAGTTACATGGACATCTGGGAGGCTACAGG ATAAGTTGGTGGCGTCTGCGCAGTCTGTTGGACTCAAAGAAAAGTCCCGGAGATAAACACACGCTGGCAGTCCCCGGGGATAAGAACCGTGCCACGGTACCAATTCTGACGCCCTTCTCCGAGTACAGCCTCATCGTCATGACCTTCAACGGGCGGGGCAACGGCCCAGGCAGTCATCCCGTCAACTTCAAAACCCCAGAGGGAG TCCCAGAGAAAAATCATGATTTCAGGGTCACAGATGTACAGAGGCACACTGTCTCTCTGGTCTGGAAGCCGCCGTTGGAGCCTAATGGGATTCTCATTGGCTACCTCCTTAAGTACCATCTCA TCAATGACACAGAAGAAGTGGGACCACTGCAGACAGTAGACATTAGCAAACCTGAGACCACCACGTGGATCCTGCGTGACTTGGAGCCTTTGAGTAAATACAAGTTCTACCTGTGCTCCTGTACCACGGTGGGCTGCGGGCCTGACGTCAGCGACGAGTGCACCACCACCCTGGAAACAA GTCTGGCCAGCATTCACGGAGGAATATCTACCAAGGGCTGGTTTATCGGGCTGATGTGCGCCATTGCTCTCCTCACACTCATTGTGTTGATCGCCTGCTTTGTCAACAGAAATAAAGGAGGGAAGTATTCCG taaaagaaaaagaagacctTCACCCAGACGTGGAGTCTCAGGGCATGAATGACGACACATTCTGTGAATACAG
- the chl1b gene encoding neural cell adhesion molecule L1-like protein isoform X6, with product MRLLRSPRLATVLLVVICICAFHTTSAIDIPLEVLGHINIEQLPTITAQSPSTLIAFPFDESFPVICEAKGNPEPEFRWTKNDQEFDPFLDPRLMKEENSGTFVIPNNGNLTEYQGTYRCYASNKLGIAISKEIEFIVPNVPKFPKETLDPVVVEEGQPFTLKCDPPNGIPPLQIYWMTINLQHIEQDQRVSVGLNGDLYFSHAVEKDSRRDYCCFASFPRIRTIVQKTAMSVIVRTRKSDSSENANAILERKPSLLTPPGGKSEIQLVKGEDLNLECIAEGFPTPQVEWMKMGHKFPSKVRFENHGKLVIVPRAEQEDSGKYMCKAKNPLGEVQHTFTVTVEEPPEWVFEPESQLSMIGSDVHIKCSASGIPQPTTTWRVNGGPLQESPARNRRVIGDTIVIHNAQVSDSAVYQCEASNRHGTILSNANIMIMNLQPMILTSEGEEYSVVERKRVTMHCKVFSSPPSTITWSKDDSPESVHGPRFTVHENGSLKIYNVERGDTGQYTCLAKNTEGSSAINAMLYVKDPTRIVVAPEDQRILIGTTAQLSCLAEYDKSFSNDFELLWEKDDMEIALNYTENSRYFVENGVFHIMNVSHSDQGVYTCVAKTPADQDVASALLMVLDVPDAPENLVLSDRKGRNVTLKWVPGDDHNSSTTEFVIEYEESHWEPSNWKELLRVPGNRNSAELRLNGNVNYCFRVSAVNAVGTGRPSEATERYKTPPEAPDRNPENIRIEGHLPHEMDIKWEPLLPIEHNGPSLEYKVSYRRQDVEEDWKEHTVKRHSFVVRNTPTFVPYEIKIQAKNRQGFGPEPKLVTGYSGEDSFFWICPQEVTSVPSAAPDDVAVEVMNSSVVKVSWTRVHKDKLHGHLGGYRISWWRLRSLLDSKKSPGDKHTLAVPGDKNRATVPILTPFSEYSLIVMTFNGRGNGPGSHPVNFKTPEGVPEKNHDFRVTDVQRHTVSLVWKPPLEPNGILIGYLLKYHLINDTEEVGPLQTVDISKPETTTWILRDLEPLSKYKFYLCSCTTVGCGPDVSDECTTTLETTSILAPAVGLSKSASPSPPSTPKSPVTKPTRSTIG from the exons ATGAGGTTGCTGAGGAGCCCCAGACTGGCCACCGTGCTGTTGGTGGTTATCTGTATTTGTGCCTTTCATACGACCTCAGCCATTGACATCCCACTGGAAG TTTTAGGTCACATAAACA TTGAGCAGCTGCCCACCATCACAGCACAGTCGCCCAGCACTCTCATCGCCTTTCCCTTTGACGAAAGCTTCCCCGTGATttgtgaagccaaagggaatcCCGAGCCAGA ATTCAGATGGACAAAGAATGACCAGGAATTCGACCCCTTTCTAGACCCCCGCCTGATGAAAGAAGAGAATTCTGGGACCTTTGTGATACCCAATAATGGGAACCTTACAGAGTACCAGGGAACCTATCGCTGTTACGCCTCAAACAAACTAGGCATTGCCATATCGAAGGAGATTGAGTTCATTGTGCCCA ATGTTCCTAAATTCCCCAAAGAGACACTCGATCCTGTCGTGGTAGAAGAAGGCCAGCCATTTACTTTAAAATGTGACCCACCTAACGGTATACCTCCACTGCAGATCTACTGGATGACTATTA ATCTCCAGCACATTGAGCAGGATCAGAGGGTGTCCGTGGGCCTGAACGGAGACCTTTACTTCTCCCACGCAGTGGAGAAGGACAGCAGGAGAGACTACTGCTGCTTCGCCTCCTTCCCCAGAATACGAACAATCGTTCAGAAGACCGCCATGTCTGTCATTGTACGGACAA GAAAAAGTGACAGTTCAGAAAATG cTAATGCAATTCTGGAGAGAAAACCCTCTCTTCTGACGCCCCCTGGTGGGAAATCAGAGATACAGCTGGTCAAAGGAGAGGATCTGAACCTGGAGTGTATTGCTGAAGGATT TCCAACTCCACAGGTTGAATGGATGAAAATGGGCCACAAATTTCCTAGTAAAGTGAGATTTGAGAATCATGGGAAATTGGTGATTGTGCCAAGAGCTGAGCAGGAAGACAGTGGGAAGTACATGTGCAAGGCAAAGAACCCACTGGGAGAAGTTCAACATACCTTCACCGTGACAGTCGAAG AGCCTCCAGAGTGGGTGTTTGAGCCTGAGAGTCAGCTCAGTATGATCGGCTCAGACGTGCACATCAAGTGCTCTGCCAGTGGGATTCCTCAGCCGACGACTACATGGAGGGTGAACGGTGGACCTCTGCAGG AGTCCCCAGCACGAAACAGGAGGGTAATTGGTGACACCATAGTTATACATAATGCCCAAGTTTCTGACAGTGCTGTCTATCAGTGTGAGGCCTCCAATAGACACGGAACCATTCTGTCCAATGCAAACATCATGATCATGA ATCTGCAGCCCATGATTTTAACAAGTGAAGGGGAGGAATACTCTGTTGTGGAGAGGAAGAGAGTGACGATGCACTGCAAGGTCTTCAGCTCTCCTCCTTCTACAATCACTTG GAGCAAAGACGACTCCCCTGAATCTGTTCATGGACCCAGGTTTACCGTTCATGAAAACGGGTCACTGAAGATCTACAATGTGGAGAGGGGTGACACAGGACAGTACACATGTTTGGCCAAAAACACAGAGGGATCATCTGCTATCAATGCCATGCTTTATGTAAAAG ATCCCACTCGAATAGTAGTGGCCCCGGAGGACCAGCGGATCCTAATAGGTACCACGGCCCAGCTCTCATGCCTGGCGGAGTACGACAAGTCCTTCAGCAATGACTTTGAGCTCCTGTGGGAAAAAGATGATATGGAGATAGCCCTCAACTACACTGAGAATTCaag ATACTTTGTGGAGAACGGTGTTTTTCACATCATGAATGTGAGCCACAGCGACCAGGGTGTGTACACATGTGTGGCAAAAACTCCAGCGGACCAAGACGTGGCCTCAGCCCTGCTCATGGTGTTAG ATGTCCCCGATGCTCCGGAGAACTTGGTACTGTCTGACCGCAAGGGCAGAAATGTGACGCTGAAATGGGTCCCCGGGGATGACCACAACAGCTCAACCACAG AGTTTGTTATCGAGTACGAGGAGAGCCACTGGGAACCAAGCAACTGGAAGGAGCTGCTCCGAGTACCTGGGAACCGCAACTCGGCTGAGCTCAGGCTCAACGGCAATGTCAACTATTGCTTCCGAGTGTCCGCCGTGAACGCTGTGGGAACCGGGCGTCCTAGCGAGGCCACAGAGAGATACAAAACTCCTCCAGAAG CCCCTGACAGGAACCCTGAAAATATCAGAATCGAAGGTCATTTGCCACATGAAATGGATATCAAATGGGAG CCCCTGTTACCCATTGAGCACAATGGTCCCAGCTTGGAGTACAAGGTGAGTTACAGACGACAAGATGTGGAAGAAGACTGGAAGGAACACACAGTGAAGAGACACTCATTCGTGGTGAGGAACACCCCAACTTTTGTTCCCTACGAAATAAAGATCCAAGCCAAGAATCGTCAGGGCTTTGGACCTGAGCCCAAGTTAGTGACTGGCTATTCAGGAGAGGACT ctTTCTTTTGGATTTGTCCTCAGGAGGTCACCTCAG TTCCCTCTGCTGCACCTGATGATGTAGCTGTGGAGGTGATGAACAGCTCCGTGGTCAAGGTTAGCTGGACACGAGTACACAAGGACAAGTTACATGGACATCTGGGAGGCTACAGG ATAAGTTGGTGGCGTCTGCGCAGTCTGTTGGACTCAAAGAAAAGTCCCGGAGATAAACACACGCTGGCAGTCCCCGGGGATAAGAACCGTGCCACGGTACCAATTCTGACGCCCTTCTCCGAGTACAGCCTCATCGTCATGACCTTCAACGGGCGGGGCAACGGCCCAGGCAGTCATCCCGTCAACTTCAAAACCCCAGAGGGAG TCCCAGAGAAAAATCATGATTTCAGGGTCACAGATGTACAGAGGCACACTGTCTCTCTGGTCTGGAAGCCGCCGTTGGAGCCTAATGGGATTCTCATTGGCTACCTCCTTAAGTACCATCTCA TCAATGACACAGAAGAAGTGGGACCACTGCAGACAGTAGACATTAGCAAACCTGAGACCACCACGTGGATCCTGCGTGACTTGGAGCCTTTGAGTAAATACAAGTTCTACCTGTGCTCCTGTACCACGGTGGGCTGCGGGCCTGACGTCAGCGACGAGTGCACCACCACCCTGGAAACAA cTTCCATTTTGGCTCCTGCTGTTGGCCTCA gCAAGTCAGCTTCCCCCTCACCTCCAAGCACTCCAAAGTCCCCTGTGACCAAACCCACTCGTTCCACCATAG GATGA